From a region of the Pseudonocardia sp. T1-2H genome:
- a CDS encoding FadR/GntR family transcriptional regulator, whose product MSFKNVSSTGRSHAVKEQILEAITNGEYAPGDKLPSESELGTSLGVSRVSVREALRSLEAVGLVEIHHGRGSFVAMGPRGRYQSPFAGWLQVHRDEVLDLMKVRGALDELAAAEAATKADEPALAAIEEAQERFRVAARNPAAAMDELIDSDVAFHVAIARASGSSLLLDLLEELNKLFEQSRNALFSLDQRASRSVREHDAIVKAIRSGSGTKARSTAARHLESTRRTLTSGDLFQRLGGDAGATHEAIHPADDNNEIKGAPSQ is encoded by the coding sequence GTGAGCTTCAAGAACGTGTCGTCGACCGGACGGTCCCACGCCGTCAAGGAGCAGATCCTCGAGGCGATCACGAACGGTGAATATGCACCTGGCGACAAGCTGCCCTCCGAGAGCGAGCTCGGGACGTCGCTCGGCGTGAGCCGAGTAAGCGTCAGGGAGGCGTTGCGCTCCCTGGAGGCTGTGGGGCTCGTCGAGATCCACCACGGGCGGGGCAGTTTCGTGGCGATGGGGCCGAGGGGGCGCTACCAGTCGCCCTTCGCCGGATGGCTACAGGTTCACCGCGACGAGGTCCTTGACCTGATGAAGGTCCGAGGGGCTCTGGACGAGCTCGCCGCGGCCGAAGCGGCGACGAAGGCGGATGAACCGGCGCTCGCGGCCATCGAGGAAGCTCAGGAGCGGTTCCGGGTTGCGGCACGAAATCCAGCGGCAGCGATGGATGAGCTCATCGACTCCGACGTGGCGTTTCACGTCGCTATCGCGCGGGCGAGCGGCAGCTCGCTGCTCCTGGACCTGCTCGAGGAGCTCAACAAGCTCTTCGAGCAGTCGCGTAACGCTCTCTTCTCTCTCGATCAGCGTGCGAGCCGGTCCGTCAGGGAGCACGACGCGATCGTCAAGGCGATCCGCAGCGGTAGCGGGACGAAAGCCAGGTCGACGGCGGCACGTCACTTGGAGTCGACCCGCAGGACGCTGACGAGCGGCGATCTGTTCCAGCGTCTCGGCGGGGACGCCGGAGCCACACATGAAGCGATCCATCCAGCGGACGACAATAACGAGATCAAGGGAGCACCCTCGCAATGA
- a CDS encoding mandelate racemase/muconate lactonizing enzyme family protein produces the protein MRITGGEFFIVTLPLRRQHTWASNTRVSIGRHALVRIDTDEGVSGWGEAPAMATWGGPGGVHYGETPETVVHLGEDYLLPAITGCDPLDIAVVHDRMDAVVKGNPYAKAALDIACYDAAGKGLGKPVWALLGGKFRDGVQLAHSLGLLPMDECLAEAKAAVAEGARTIKVKTGHDAQRDVEIVGRLREALGPDIGIRVDGNEGYRTVHEAIAVTNAQQEFDIMLCEQPVAGDDAMAKVAAGVSVPVMADESAWTALDIVRLHAMDAAACYSLYVTKPGGLYRARQQADIAAQYGMYSDVGGSIEMGIGNAANLHLAAATRNAWLPSVCPVTTVDGTDGPTVAGVYYVDDVVSEPFGFRDGMVVLPDGPGLGVDVDVEKIRKYAE, from the coding sequence ATGAGGATTACCGGCGGTGAGTTTTTCATCGTGACCCTTCCGCTCCGGCGACAGCACACCTGGGCGTCCAACACGCGGGTGTCGATCGGGCGGCATGCGCTTGTCCGGATCGATACGGACGAGGGGGTCAGCGGATGGGGTGAGGCCCCTGCCATGGCCACCTGGGGCGGTCCGGGCGGTGTGCATTACGGCGAGACGCCGGAGACGGTCGTCCACCTTGGTGAGGACTACCTGCTGCCCGCTATCACCGGGTGCGATCCGCTCGACATTGCGGTGGTCCACGATCGGATGGACGCGGTGGTCAAGGGCAACCCGTACGCAAAGGCGGCCCTGGACATCGCCTGCTATGACGCGGCGGGTAAGGGACTCGGCAAGCCGGTGTGGGCGCTGTTGGGCGGCAAGTTCCGCGACGGCGTACAGCTCGCGCACTCGCTCGGGCTGCTCCCGATGGACGAGTGCCTCGCGGAGGCCAAAGCAGCGGTGGCGGAGGGCGCGCGCACGATCAAGGTCAAGACAGGCCACGACGCGCAGCGCGATGTCGAGATCGTCGGCCGGCTGCGCGAGGCGCTCGGTCCGGACATCGGCATCCGGGTCGACGGCAACGAGGGCTATCGCACGGTGCACGAGGCGATCGCCGTCACCAACGCGCAGCAGGAGTTCGACATCATGCTCTGTGAGCAGCCCGTGGCGGGCGACGACGCGATGGCCAAGGTGGCGGCCGGCGTCTCGGTCCCGGTGATGGCCGACGAGTCCGCCTGGACCGCCCTCGACATCGTCCGGCTGCACGCGATGGACGCGGCAGCCTGCTACTCGCTCTACGTCACCAAGCCGGGCGGGCTGTACCGCGCGCGGCAGCAGGCCGACATCGCGGCGCAGTACGGGATGTACAGCGATGTTGGCGGATCGATCGAGATGGGCATCGGGAACGCGGCCAACCTGCACCTCGCCGCCGCCACCCGCAACGCCTGGCTGCCGAGTGTCTGCCCGGTGACCACCGTGGACGGTACCGACGGCCCGACCGTCGCGGGCGTGTACTACGTCGACGACGTGGTCAGCGAGCCGTTCGGGTTCCGCGACGGCATGGTCGTGCTTCCCGACGGCCCCGGCCTGGGGGTGGACGTCGACGTCGAGAAGATCCGGAAGTACGCGGAGTGA
- a CDS encoding NAD/NADP octopine/nopaline dehydrogenase family protein, which produces MPTSVAVLGAGNGGLAAAADLTLRGVEVRLYSRRMQSLEPIRSAGGIRIDGAAGSGLAEVATLTDDLGAAVAGADLVMLVVPATALAGYAAGLAGVLGDGQPVFLNPGGTGGALAFTTELRRSGFRGEPCVCEGSTLTYACRRQDPTSVTISNVAPAVPFAAFPGKGGEELHAVVAQLYPAVALRGSVLDTGLVNINAVEHPAQVLLNTGWIEHTRGDFYFYREGTTESVGRVIDEVDRERLAIAEALGVTVPTFAEIFHQAGYTTAEAAATGSAHACLQASEANWWFRAPSTMDHRYVHEDVGFGLVPWAGWARLVGVSTPTIDALVTIASATAGRDYAQEGLTMERMGLAGVDAAELDDLLQSGGMR; this is translated from the coding sequence ATGCCCACATCGGTAGCGGTGCTCGGTGCCGGGAACGGAGGCCTGGCCGCGGCAGCCGACCTCACCCTGCGCGGTGTCGAGGTTCGCTTGTACAGCCGGCGCATGCAGAGCCTGGAGCCCATCCGGAGCGCCGGTGGGATCCGTATCGACGGTGCCGCAGGCAGCGGGCTCGCCGAGGTCGCGACGCTCACCGACGATCTCGGCGCGGCGGTCGCCGGGGCCGACCTGGTGATGCTGGTCGTTCCGGCCACTGCTCTGGCCGGCTACGCGGCGGGGCTGGCTGGGGTGCTGGGCGACGGCCAGCCCGTGTTCCTCAACCCCGGCGGCACCGGCGGCGCGCTCGCCTTCACCACCGAGCTGCGACGGTCGGGGTTCCGCGGCGAGCCGTGCGTGTGCGAGGGGTCCACCCTGACCTACGCCTGCCGGCGGCAGGACCCGACCAGTGTGACGATCTCCAACGTCGCCCCGGCGGTGCCGTTCGCCGCCTTCCCCGGCAAGGGCGGGGAGGAGTTGCACGCCGTCGTGGCGCAGCTCTATCCCGCTGTTGCGCTGCGGGGCAGCGTCCTCGACACGGGCCTGGTCAACATCAATGCGGTCGAGCACCCCGCGCAGGTGTTGCTGAACACCGGCTGGATCGAGCACACGCGGGGCGACTTCTACTTCTACCGTGAGGGAACCACGGAGTCGGTCGGGCGGGTCATCGACGAGGTCGACCGGGAACGGCTCGCCATTGCCGAGGCGCTCGGCGTCACGGTTCCGACCTTCGCCGAGATCTTCCACCAGGCCGGCTACACCACGGCCGAGGCGGCGGCCACCGGCAGCGCGCATGCCTGTCTGCAGGCGAGCGAGGCCAACTGGTGGTTCCGGGCGCCCTCGACGATGGACCACCGCTACGTGCACGAGGACGTCGGTTTCGGGCTGGTCCCGTGGGCGGGTTGGGCGCGCCTGGTCGGCGTGTCGACGCCCACGATCGACGCACTGGTGACGATCGCGTCGGCCACGGCCGGGCGGGACTACGCACAGGAGGGGCTCACGATGGAACGGATGGGGCTGGCCGGAGTGGACGCGGCCGAGCTGGACGACCTGCTGCAGTCCGGGGGCATGCGGTGA
- a CDS encoding LLM class flavin-dependent oxidoreductase encodes MTGPAFDFCFLPNAPLADTVDLARLGESLGYRTMWIPDQDFLHDPFVLAAAVAHATDRIGVGIGITTPLTRHSAHIARVAASLDELSGHRLTLGLGSGNIDHVVRPMGFPAAGPLGRVREGIAAVTALLRGESVSFADDAPDVRLGVEVTRQIPLYLGARGPKMLELAGRTADGVLVESLFNGGGMEHAVGCVRSGLERSGRSTAVDVVSWQVVVVSDDPRSELDRFRSWVARMIQVGPPEAMLRIGVEPENLERVLGLLADGRAAEATDAVSDESVQCVVLVDTPDRLVERITAVLERGARSVSLVSSASAELTARNLTRFAKEVAPAFTTAG; translated from the coding sequence GTGACGGGGCCGGCATTCGACTTTTGCTTCCTGCCGAACGCGCCCCTGGCCGATACCGTGGACCTCGCCCGGCTGGGCGAGTCCCTGGGGTACCGCACGATGTGGATCCCCGACCAGGATTTCCTCCACGACCCGTTCGTCCTCGCCGCCGCGGTCGCCCACGCGACCGACCGGATCGGCGTGGGCATCGGGATCACCACCCCGCTCACCCGGCACAGCGCTCACATCGCGCGCGTCGCGGCGAGCCTGGACGAGTTGTCCGGGCACCGTCTCACGCTCGGCCTGGGCAGCGGCAACATCGACCACGTGGTGCGTCCGATGGGCTTCCCGGCCGCAGGTCCGCTGGGTCGGGTCCGGGAGGGGATCGCCGCGGTGACCGCGCTGCTGCGCGGCGAGTCGGTGAGCTTCGCCGACGACGCCCCGGACGTCCGCCTCGGCGTCGAGGTGACCCGGCAGATCCCGCTCTACCTCGGAGCGCGGGGGCCCAAGATGCTCGAGCTCGCCGGGCGGACGGCGGACGGCGTGCTCGTGGAGTCGCTGTTCAACGGCGGCGGGATGGAGCACGCCGTCGGTTGCGTCCGATCCGGGCTCGAGCGGTCGGGGCGCAGCACCGCCGTCGACGTGGTGTCGTGGCAGGTGGTCGTCGTGTCCGACGACCCGCGATCGGAGCTGGACCGCTTCCGGTCGTGGGTGGCGCGGATGATCCAGGTCGGCCCGCCGGAGGCGATGTTGCGGATCGGTGTGGAGCCGGAGAACCTCGAGCGCGTCCTCGGCCTGCTGGCGGATGGTCGTGCCGCCGAGGCCACGGACGCGGTCAGCGACGAGTCCGTGCAGTGCGTGGTGCTCGTCGACACCCCCGACCGACTCGTGGAGCGGATCACGGCCGTCCTCGAACGCGGCGCCCGCTCGGTCTCGCTCGTGTCCTCGGCGTCGGCCGAGCTGACGGCCCGCAACCTCACCCGGTTCGCGAAGGAGGTCGCGCCCGCGTTCACGACCGCGGGCTGA
- a CDS encoding Xaa-Pro peptidase family protein, with amino-acid sequence MDREVSTRQKIAMLEFGLDALVAHSPDNVAYGAGYTIPSQSLGMRNRQFVTVCTSDGQSAMLLTANEVDEARDRSSIDRLYPYDEFADDPMAVLAAMLSDLGVVDGAVGIELDAFPADRWADLQRLAPKVDWRPAAGAFARARMVKTEREIALLRESAGIAVRAQMDVYPELKPGMTEREAYRLVADRALALGADKIVMIQVAAGERSIYSNPSPGPTPFVAGEPVKFDVFVTKEGYLSDTGRSVVVGSASERQRRTWARMQDVFDVIRETIRPGVSTREVWDVFVREFGARSMEPAIRFLGHGLGLSLHEEPFIAAHSDTVLEPGMVFAVEPIFVDGREGYHLEDNLLVTEDGYENLTLGFARELVEC; translated from the coding sequence GTGGACCGAGAAGTCTCCACACGACAGAAGATCGCCATGCTCGAGTTCGGGCTCGACGCCCTCGTCGCCCATTCGCCGGACAACGTCGCCTACGGCGCCGGATACACCATCCCGTCGCAGAGCCTGGGGATGCGCAACCGCCAGTTCGTGACGGTGTGCACAAGCGACGGGCAGTCGGCGATGCTCCTCACCGCCAACGAGGTGGACGAGGCTCGCGACCGCAGCTCCATCGACCGCCTCTATCCCTACGACGAGTTCGCCGACGACCCGATGGCCGTGCTGGCCGCGATGCTGTCGGACCTCGGCGTTGTCGACGGCGCGGTCGGTATCGAACTCGACGCGTTCCCCGCGGACCGCTGGGCGGACCTGCAGCGCCTCGCCCCGAAGGTGGACTGGCGGCCGGCCGCGGGGGCGTTCGCCCGGGCCCGGATGGTCAAGACGGAGCGTGAGATCGCGCTGCTGCGGGAGTCCGCCGGGATCGCGGTGCGGGCGCAGATGGACGTCTATCCCGAGCTGAAGCCGGGGATGACCGAGCGCGAGGCGTACCGGCTGGTGGCCGACCGGGCGCTTGCACTGGGCGCCGACAAGATCGTCATGATCCAGGTGGCGGCGGGCGAGCGCAGCATCTACTCCAACCCGTCGCCGGGACCCACCCCGTTCGTCGCCGGAGAGCCGGTGAAGTTCGACGTCTTCGTCACCAAGGAGGGATACCTGTCGGACACGGGGCGGTCCGTGGTGGTCGGCTCGGCTTCCGAGCGCCAGCGCCGGACGTGGGCCCGGATGCAGGATGTCTTCGACGTCATCCGCGAGACCATCAGGCCGGGGGTCAGCACCCGCGAGGTGTGGGACGTCTTCGTGCGGGAGTTCGGTGCGCGGTCCATGGAGCCCGCCATCCGGTTCCTCGGGCACGGGCTGGGCCTGAGCCTGCACGAGGAACCGTTCATCGCCGCGCATTCCGACACGGTGCTGGAGCCGGGCATGGTGTTCGCTGTCGAACCGATCTTCGTGGACGGCCGGGAGGGCTACCACCTGGAGGACAACCTGCTGGTCACCGAGGACGGCTACGAGAACCTCACCCTCGGGTTCGCGAGAGAGCTCGTGGAGTGTTGA